Proteins found in one Anas platyrhynchos isolate ZD024472 breed Pekin duck chromosome 18, IASCAAS_PekinDuck_T2T, whole genome shotgun sequence genomic segment:
- the GBGT1 gene encoding globoside alpha-1,3-N-acetylgalactosaminyltransferase 1 isoform X2, translating into MKGYRVNYYIFTDDPETIPNVQLQPGRRFVIVPVKKYPSWQELSMRRMEAINKHIAETSHQEVDYLFCLHVDMVFCNAWGPETLGDMVAAIHPGYFNVPRSQFPYERRSSSAAYIPDGEGDFYYGGAVFGGLVRKVYEFTKTCHMTILTDKANGIMAAWKEESHLNRHFLSHKPSKVLSPEYLWDDRKPKPPEIHLIRFSTVDKNYKEI; encoded by the coding sequence ATGAAAGGCTACCGGGTGAACTATTACATCTTTACTGATGACCCTGAGACAATCCCCAATGTCCAGCTACAACCTGGCCGAAGATTTGTCATTGTCCCTGTCAAGAAGTACCCCAGCTGGCAGGAGCTCTCCATGCGCAGGATGGAGGCCATAAACAAGCACATAGCAGAGACGAGCCACCAGGAGGTGGACTACCTCTTCTGCCTCCACGTTGACATGGTGTTCTGCAACGCCTGGGGGCCTGAGACCCTGGGTGACATGGTAGCAGCCATACACCCTGGCTATTTCAACGTCCCTCGAAGTCAGTTCCCATACGAGAGGAGGAGCTCTTCAGCAGCCTACATCCCTGATGGAGAAGGGGACTTTTACTACGGAGGAGCTGTGTTTGGAGGGCTGGTCAGGAAGGTCTATGAGTTCACCAAGACTTGCCACATGACAATCCTGACAGACAAAGCCAACGGAATCATGGCGGCCTGGAAGGAAGAAAGCCACCTCAACAGGCATTTTCTCTCCCACAAACCCTCTAAAGTACTCTCTCCAGAGTATTTATGGGATGACAGGAAGCCAAAGCCCCCTGAAATTCACCTCATACGCTTCTCCACAGTGGATAAGAACTACAAAGAGATATGA